Below is a genomic region from Sorghum bicolor cultivar BTx623 chromosome 9, Sorghum_bicolor_NCBIv3, whole genome shotgun sequence.
CAAAATAATACTCCTTTCATTCCAAATTGCATGACGTTTTGCCTTTTCTAGACATATATAGAATTTTGCTATGCACTTTTTTTATACACCATCTAAATTAATGTATGTAGAAAAGTAAAAACATCTTAATTTAGAGAAGGGGGTCATCATTGAAAAATATGTGGGGTCTTTTACTCTGTGTTTTGAGAAGGGGGTCCCTTTGTACTTGAAATGGGCTGCGAAGTGTTCTTTACAAAAAGCCCAAATTGTGATTGGGCCCAAGGTTCTGGCTGCTCCGGATTATCCAACTCCCTGTCAGCCCGTAATGAGGAGGACGACCCAATCTATGgccgcctccgccgcgcgcTCGCCGCCGGCGATTGACCGGCACGCGGTGCGGCTGATCACGCGCGTCTCCGTAGCACTGGCCGCCATCGCCACGCTCTCACTCTTACACCTCTTGCGCCACGCATCCATCCACTGCTTCCCCGCGTCCAACCCACTTGCGCTCACCATCTCGCTCGCCCCCTTCCCCCGCACCTCCTGCGACGCCGCCTCGCGCCGGGTGGTCCCGCCCGACCGCCGCCTCGCTAAGCTCCGCGCCTCCCCGCGCTGGAGACGCCGAGCCGTTTCCCTGGCCACGTCCGCCTTCCCACCGCTCCGCGGCCTCGGCCTCCTCGCGGCTTCTTCCCGCGTCCTCTGCCTCGCCGCGGGCGCCGGCCACGCCGTCGACGCGCTCCGCGCGGTGGGGACCAGGGATGCCACAGGGATCGACCTCGTCGACTTCCCGCCGCTCGTCCGCCGCGCGGATCCCCACCACCTCCCCTTCTCCGACGGCGCCTTCGACCTCGTGTTCTCGGATGACCCCTCGGCGATCTCCGGCGCGCTCTTCGCGGCCCGCCTCGCGAGCGAGGCTGAGCGCGCCGTCCGTCGCGGTGGCGGCATTGCGCTCGCGTTCGACCGGGAGATCGAGACCGCAGCCGTCGCCGCACTATTCAAGAAATCGCGCGTCGTGGAtgtgaaggatgtcaccttggATGGCTCCCAGGTTAGGCTGCTGATCATGCAGAGTAATGGCACTACTTCAGATCCATATTGATGTGTGTTCATTCGCTTCGTGTATTATCATATCTCAGTA
It encodes:
- the LOC8080070 gene encoding uncharacterized protein LOC8080070 isoform X3 → MRRTTQSMAASAARSPPAIDRHAVRLITRVSVALAAIATLSLLHLLRHASIHCFPASNPLALTISLAPFPRTSCDAASRRVVPPDRRLAKLRASPRWRRRAVSLATSAFPPLRGLGLLAASSRVLCLAAGAGHAVDALRAVGTRDATGIDLVDFPPLVRRADPHHLPFSDGAFDLVFSDDPSAISGALFAARLASEAERAVRRGGGIALAFDREIETAAVAALFKKSRVVDVKDVTLDGSQTIHFGEGKI
- the LOC8080070 gene encoding uncharacterized protein LOC8080070 isoform X1 codes for the protein MRRTTQSMAASAARSPPAIDRHAVRLITRVSVALAAIATLSLLHLLRHASIHCFPASNPLALTISLAPFPRTSCDAASRRVVPPDRRLAKLRASPRWRRRAVSLATSAFPPLRGLGLLAASSRVLCLAAGAGHAVDALRAVGTRDATGIDLVDFPPLVRRADPHHLPFSDGAFDLVFSDDPSAISGALFAARLASEAERAVRRGGGIALAFDREIETAAVAALFKKSRVVDVKDVTLDGSQVRLLIMQSNGTTSDPY
- the LOC8080070 gene encoding uncharacterized protein LOC8080070 isoform X2 gives rise to the protein MRRTTQSMAASAARSPPAIDRHAVRLITRVSVALAAIATLSLLHLLRHASIHCFPASNPLALTISLAPFPRTSCDAASRRVVPPDRRLAKLRASPRWRRRAVSLATSAFPPLRGLGLLAASSRVLCLAAGAGHAVDALRAVGTRDATGIDLVDFPPLVRRADPHHLPFSDGAFDLVFSDDPSAISGALFAARLASEAERAVRRGGGIALAFDREIETAAVAALFKKSRVVDVKDVTLDGSQLDWLRAIHDTSNCEYF